The following are encoded in a window of Cucurbita pepo subsp. pepo cultivar mu-cu-16 chromosome LG12, ASM280686v2, whole genome shotgun sequence genomic DNA:
- the LOC111806955 gene encoding SNF1-related protein kinase catalytic subunit alpha KIN10-like isoform X5: MDGPTGRGGSGMDMNLPNYKLGKTLGIGSFGKVKIAEHALTGHKVAIKILNRRKIKNLDMEEKVRREIKILRLFMHPHIIRLYEVIETPADIYVVMEYVKSGELFDYIVEKGRLQEDEARNFFQQIISGVEYCHRNMVVHRDLKPENLLLDSKYNVKIADFGLSNIMRDGHFLKTSCGSPNYAAPEVISGKLYAGPEVDVWSCGVILYALLCGTLPFDDENIPNLFKKIKGGIYTLPSHLSSGARELIPSMLVVDPMKRITIPEIRQHPWFQAHLPRYLAVPPPDTIQQAKKIDEDILQEVVKMGFDRNQLVESLRNRIQNEATVAYYLLLDNRFRVSSGYLGAEFQETMETRFNSMHPGDPTSPAVGHRLPGYMDYQGMGLRSQFPVERKWALGLQSRAHPREIMTEVLKALRELNVAWKKIGHYNMKCRWLPGIPGHHEGMINSPVHSNHYFGDESTIIENDGVVKSPNVIKFEVQLYKTREEKYLLDLQRVQGPQFLFLDLCAAFLAQLRVL, translated from the exons ATGGATGGACCAACTGGTCGCGGTGGTAGTGGCATGGATATGAATTTACCGAACTATAAACTTGGAAAGACCCTTGGCATAGGTTCATTTGGGAAAGTGAAAATTGCCGAGCATGCTTTAACTGGTCATAAAGTTGCTATTAAGATCCTTAACCGCcgaaagataaaaaatttggacATGGAGGAAAAag TGAGAAGagagattaaaatattgaggTTGTTCATGCATCCTCACATTATACGGCTCTATGAGGTTATAGAGACTCCAGCAGACATTTATGTTGTGATGGAGTATGTAAAATCTGGGGAGCTCTTTGATTATATTGTAGAAAAGGGAAGGTTGCAGGAAGATGAAGCCCGTAATTTTTTCCAACAG ATAATCTCTGGTGTGGAGTACTGCCACAGGAATATGGTAGTTCACAGAGATCTCAAGCCGGAGAACTTGCTTTTAGACTCAAAATATAATGTGAAGATTGCTGATTTTGGTTTGAGCAATATAATGCGAGATGGTCACTTTCTGAAGACAAGTTGTGGGAGTCCCAATTATGCTGCCCCAGAG gTCATCTCCGGGAAATTATACGCTGGACCTGAAGTAGATGTGTGGAGTTGTGGTGTCATTTTGTATGCCCTTCTATGTGGCACTCTTCCTTTTGACGATGAAAACATTCCCAACctgtttaagaaaataaag GGTGGAATCTATACTCTTCCAAGTCATTTATCATCTGGTGCTAGAGAACTGATCCCTAGTATGCTGGTGGTTGACCCAATGAAGCGCATCACGATCCCTGAGATTCGCCAGCACCCATGGTTTCAGGCTCATCTTCCACGCTATTTAGCCGTGCCTCCACCTGATACAATTCAACAGGCGAAAAAG atTGATGAAGACATTCTTCAGGAAGTTGTAAAAATGGGATTTGACAGGAATCAGCTGGTGGAGTCTCTTCGTAACAGGATTCAAAATGAG GCTACTGTTGCTTATTATTTGTTGCTGGACAACCGGTTTCGTGTTTCTAGTGGCTATCTTGGAGCTGAGTTTCAGGAGACTATG GAAACCAGATTCAATTCTATGCACCCTGGTGATCCTACAAGTCCTGCTGTAGGACACCGGCTTCCTGGATATATGGATTATCAAGGAATGGGCCTAAGATCACAGTTCCCCGTTGAGAGGAAGTGGGCTCTAGGATTACAG TCTCGAGCTCATCCCCGTGAAATTATGACCGAAGTCCTTAAGGCCCTACGAGAGCTCAATGTGGCGTGGAAGAAGATTGGGCACTACAATATGAAATGTAGGTGGTTACCTGGAATTCCAGGCCATCATGAAGGCATGATTAACAGCCCTGTGCATAGTAATCATTACTTCGGGGACGAGTCTACCATCATTGAAAATGACGGCGTAGTAAAATCGCCGAATGTTATTAAGTTCGAAGTTCAG CTGTACAAAACACGCGAAGAGAAGTATTTGCTTGATCTACAGAGGGTTCAAGGCCCCCAGTTTCTTTTCCTGGATCTTTGTGCTGCCTTCCTTGCGCAGCTCCGCGTCCTCTAA
- the LOC111806955 gene encoding SNF1-related protein kinase catalytic subunit alpha KIN10-like isoform X2, translating into MKKRSFSLSSNPVPGRCALPHRSQHPSPRPVAFSLRSQPAFNSVFLRFTLSITLTSVFQVPICCFVIHFVSISVRCPSLNLAGVLLEVIICQMDGPTGRGGSGMDMNLPNYKLGKTLGIGSFGKVKIAEHALTGHKVAIKILNRRKIKNLDMEEKVRREIKILRLFMHPHIIRLYEVIETPADIYVVMEYVKSGELFDYIVEKGRLQEDEARNFFQQIISGVEYCHRNMVVHRDLKPENLLLDSKYNVKIADFGLSNIMRDGHFLKTSCGSPNYAAPEVISGKLYAGPEVDVWSCGVILYALLCGTLPFDDENIPNLFKKIKGGIYTLPSHLSSGARELIPSMLVVDPMKRITIPEIRQHPWFQAHLPRYLAVPPPDTIQQAKKIDEDILQEVVKMGFDRNQLVESLRNRIQNEATVAYYLLLDNRFRVSSGYLGAEFQETMETRFNSMHPGDPTSPAVGHRLPGYMDYQGMGLRSQFPVERKWALGLQSRAHPREIMTEVLKALRELNVAWKKIGHYNMKCRWLPGIPGHHEGMINSPVHSNHYFGDESTIIENDGVVKSPNVIKFEVQLYKTREEKYLLDLQRVQGPQFLFLDLCAAFLAQLRVL; encoded by the exons atgaagaaaaggagtttctctctctcttcgaatCCAGTTCCCGGTCGTTGCGCTCTCCCGCATCGGTCCCAACATCCATCGCCACGCCCCGTCGCGTTCTCCCTTCGTTCGCAGCCAGCATTCAACTCTGTCTTCCTCAGATTTACACTTTCCATCACCCTCACTTCAg TTTTTCAGGTCCCAATTTGCTGCTTTGTAATCCATTTTGTTTCGATCTCTGTCCGGTGCCCTTCTTTGAATCTCGCAGGAGTCCTTCTCGAGGTTATC ATCTGTCAAATGGATGGACCAACTGGTCGCGGTGGTAGTGGCATGGATATGAATTTACCGAACTATAAACTTGGAAAGACCCTTGGCATAGGTTCATTTGGGAAAGTGAAAATTGCCGAGCATGCTTTAACTGGTCATAAAGTTGCTATTAAGATCCTTAACCGCcgaaagataaaaaatttggacATGGAGGAAAAag TGAGAAGagagattaaaatattgaggTTGTTCATGCATCCTCACATTATACGGCTCTATGAGGTTATAGAGACTCCAGCAGACATTTATGTTGTGATGGAGTATGTAAAATCTGGGGAGCTCTTTGATTATATTGTAGAAAAGGGAAGGTTGCAGGAAGATGAAGCCCGTAATTTTTTCCAACAG ATAATCTCTGGTGTGGAGTACTGCCACAGGAATATGGTAGTTCACAGAGATCTCAAGCCGGAGAACTTGCTTTTAGACTCAAAATATAATGTGAAGATTGCTGATTTTGGTTTGAGCAATATAATGCGAGATGGTCACTTTCTGAAGACAAGTTGTGGGAGTCCCAATTATGCTGCCCCAGAG gTCATCTCCGGGAAATTATACGCTGGACCTGAAGTAGATGTGTGGAGTTGTGGTGTCATTTTGTATGCCCTTCTATGTGGCACTCTTCCTTTTGACGATGAAAACATTCCCAACctgtttaagaaaataaag GGTGGAATCTATACTCTTCCAAGTCATTTATCATCTGGTGCTAGAGAACTGATCCCTAGTATGCTGGTGGTTGACCCAATGAAGCGCATCACGATCCCTGAGATTCGCCAGCACCCATGGTTTCAGGCTCATCTTCCACGCTATTTAGCCGTGCCTCCACCTGATACAATTCAACAGGCGAAAAAG atTGATGAAGACATTCTTCAGGAAGTTGTAAAAATGGGATTTGACAGGAATCAGCTGGTGGAGTCTCTTCGTAACAGGATTCAAAATGAG GCTACTGTTGCTTATTATTTGTTGCTGGACAACCGGTTTCGTGTTTCTAGTGGCTATCTTGGAGCTGAGTTTCAGGAGACTATG GAAACCAGATTCAATTCTATGCACCCTGGTGATCCTACAAGTCCTGCTGTAGGACACCGGCTTCCTGGATATATGGATTATCAAGGAATGGGCCTAAGATCACAGTTCCCCGTTGAGAGGAAGTGGGCTCTAGGATTACAG TCTCGAGCTCATCCCCGTGAAATTATGACCGAAGTCCTTAAGGCCCTACGAGAGCTCAATGTGGCGTGGAAGAAGATTGGGCACTACAATATGAAATGTAGGTGGTTACCTGGAATTCCAGGCCATCATGAAGGCATGATTAACAGCCCTGTGCATAGTAATCATTACTTCGGGGACGAGTCTACCATCATTGAAAATGACGGCGTAGTAAAATCGCCGAATGTTATTAAGTTCGAAGTTCAG CTGTACAAAACACGCGAAGAGAAGTATTTGCTTGATCTACAGAGGGTTCAAGGCCCCCAGTTTCTTTTCCTGGATCTTTGTGCTGCCTTCCTTGCGCAGCTCCGCGTCCTCTAA
- the LOC111806955 gene encoding SNF1-related protein kinase catalytic subunit alpha KIN10-like isoform X4, translating into MKKRSFSLSSNPVPGRCALPHRSQHPSPRPVAFSLRSQPAFNSVFLRFTLSITLTSVFQVPICCFVIHFVSISVRCPSLNLAGVLLEICQMDGPTGRGGSGMDMNLPNYKLGKTLGIGSFGKVKIAEHALTGHKVAIKILNRRKIKNLDMEEKVRREIKILRLFMHPHIIRLYEVIETPADIYVVMEYVKSGELFDYIVEKGRLQEDEARNFFQQIISGVEYCHRNMVVHRDLKPENLLLDSKYNVKIADFGLSNIMRDGHFLKTSCGSPNYAAPEVISGKLYAGPEVDVWSCGVILYALLCGTLPFDDENIPNLFKKIKGGIYTLPSHLSSGARELIPSMLVVDPMKRITIPEIRQHPWFQAHLPRYLAVPPPDTIQQAKKIDEDILQEVVKMGFDRNQLVESLRNRIQNEATVAYYLLLDNRFRVSSGYLGAEFQETMETRFNSMHPGDPTSPAVGHRLPGYMDYQGMGLRSQFPVERKWALGLQSRAHPREIMTEVLKALRELNVAWKKIGHYNMKCRWLPGIPGHHEGMINSPVHSNHYFGDESTIIENDGVVKSPNVIKFEVQLYKTREEKYLLDLQRVQGPQFLFLDLCAAFLAQLRVL; encoded by the exons atgaagaaaaggagtttctctctctcttcgaatCCAGTTCCCGGTCGTTGCGCTCTCCCGCATCGGTCCCAACATCCATCGCCACGCCCCGTCGCGTTCTCCCTTCGTTCGCAGCCAGCATTCAACTCTGTCTTCCTCAGATTTACACTTTCCATCACCCTCACTTCAg TTTTTCAGGTCCCAATTTGCTGCTTTGTAATCCATTTTGTTTCGATCTCTGTCCGGTGCCCTTCTTTGAATCTCGCAGGAGTCCTTCTCGAG ATCTGTCAAATGGATGGACCAACTGGTCGCGGTGGTAGTGGCATGGATATGAATTTACCGAACTATAAACTTGGAAAGACCCTTGGCATAGGTTCATTTGGGAAAGTGAAAATTGCCGAGCATGCTTTAACTGGTCATAAAGTTGCTATTAAGATCCTTAACCGCcgaaagataaaaaatttggacATGGAGGAAAAag TGAGAAGagagattaaaatattgaggTTGTTCATGCATCCTCACATTATACGGCTCTATGAGGTTATAGAGACTCCAGCAGACATTTATGTTGTGATGGAGTATGTAAAATCTGGGGAGCTCTTTGATTATATTGTAGAAAAGGGAAGGTTGCAGGAAGATGAAGCCCGTAATTTTTTCCAACAG ATAATCTCTGGTGTGGAGTACTGCCACAGGAATATGGTAGTTCACAGAGATCTCAAGCCGGAGAACTTGCTTTTAGACTCAAAATATAATGTGAAGATTGCTGATTTTGGTTTGAGCAATATAATGCGAGATGGTCACTTTCTGAAGACAAGTTGTGGGAGTCCCAATTATGCTGCCCCAGAG gTCATCTCCGGGAAATTATACGCTGGACCTGAAGTAGATGTGTGGAGTTGTGGTGTCATTTTGTATGCCCTTCTATGTGGCACTCTTCCTTTTGACGATGAAAACATTCCCAACctgtttaagaaaataaag GGTGGAATCTATACTCTTCCAAGTCATTTATCATCTGGTGCTAGAGAACTGATCCCTAGTATGCTGGTGGTTGACCCAATGAAGCGCATCACGATCCCTGAGATTCGCCAGCACCCATGGTTTCAGGCTCATCTTCCACGCTATTTAGCCGTGCCTCCACCTGATACAATTCAACAGGCGAAAAAG atTGATGAAGACATTCTTCAGGAAGTTGTAAAAATGGGATTTGACAGGAATCAGCTGGTGGAGTCTCTTCGTAACAGGATTCAAAATGAG GCTACTGTTGCTTATTATTTGTTGCTGGACAACCGGTTTCGTGTTTCTAGTGGCTATCTTGGAGCTGAGTTTCAGGAGACTATG GAAACCAGATTCAATTCTATGCACCCTGGTGATCCTACAAGTCCTGCTGTAGGACACCGGCTTCCTGGATATATGGATTATCAAGGAATGGGCCTAAGATCACAGTTCCCCGTTGAGAGGAAGTGGGCTCTAGGATTACAG TCTCGAGCTCATCCCCGTGAAATTATGACCGAAGTCCTTAAGGCCCTACGAGAGCTCAATGTGGCGTGGAAGAAGATTGGGCACTACAATATGAAATGTAGGTGGTTACCTGGAATTCCAGGCCATCATGAAGGCATGATTAACAGCCCTGTGCATAGTAATCATTACTTCGGGGACGAGTCTACCATCATTGAAAATGACGGCGTAGTAAAATCGCCGAATGTTATTAAGTTCGAAGTTCAG CTGTACAAAACACGCGAAGAGAAGTATTTGCTTGATCTACAGAGGGTTCAAGGCCCCCAGTTTCTTTTCCTGGATCTTTGTGCTGCCTTCCTTGCGCAGCTCCGCGTCCTCTAA
- the LOC111806947 gene encoding transketolase, chloroplastic-like, with amino-acid sequence MASTSSAALSQALLPRATSHHDSNPSADRVSLSSRSLPSFSGLKSTSSAAIAASSRRIRPCRSLRGVVRASVAETVNKTTETSLIEKSVNTIRFLSIDAVEKANSGHPGLPMGCAPMGHVLYDEVMKYNPKNPYWFNRDRFVLSAGHGCMLHYALLHLAGYDSVKEEDLKSFRQWGSRTPGHPENFETPGIEVTTGPLGQGVANAVGLALAEKHLAARFNKPDNEIVDHYTYVVLGDGCQMEGIANEACSLAGHWGLGKLIAFYDDNHISIDGDTEIAFTESVDKRFEGLGWHVIWVKNGNNGYDEIRAAIREAKAVKDKPTLIKVTTTIGYGSPNKANSYSVHGSALGAKEVDATRQNLQWPYEPFHVPEDVKKHWSRHIPQGAALEAEWNTKFAEYEKNYPEEAAELKSIINGELAAGWEKALPTYTPESPADATRNLSQQNLNALAKVLPGFLGGSADLASSNMTLLKSFGNFQKDTPEERNLRFGVREHGMGAICNGIALHSPGLIPYCATFFVFTDYMRAAIRISALSQAGVIYVMTHDSIGLGEDGPTHQPIEHLASFRAMPNILMLRPADGNETAGAYKVAVLNRKRPSILALSRQKLPNLPGTSIEGVEKGGYIVSDNSSGNKPDVILIGTGSELEIAAKAAEELRKEGKAVRLVSFVSWELFDEQSDAYKESVLPAAVSARVSIEAGTTFGWEKIVGSKGKAIGIDRFGASAPAGKIYKEFGITVEAVIAAAKQVI; translated from the exons ATGGCTTCCACTTCCTCTGCGGCCCTTTCGCAAGCGCTATTGCCCCGAGCCACCTCTCACCATGATTCAAATCCATCCGCCGACCGCGTTTCTCTTTCCTCTCGCTCTCTTCCCAGTTTCTCCGGCCTCAAATCCACCAGCTCCGCCGCCATCGCTGCATCATCTCGCCGGATCAGGCCATGCCGGTCCCTCCGTGGAGTGGTTCGAGCTTCGGTTGCTGAGACGGTCAATAAGACCACTGAGACGTCGTTGATCGAGAAGTCCGTCAATACGATCCGTTTCCTCTCGATCGATGCTGTGGAGAAGGCGAATTCCGGCCACCCGGGCTTGCCGATGGGTTGCGCTCCGATGGGCCATGTTTTGTACGATGAGGTTATGAAGTATAATCCCAAGAACCCTTACTGGTTCAATCGGGATCGGTTCGTCTTGTCGGCTGGCCATGGATGTATGCTGCACTATGCTTTGCTTCACCTTGCTGGGTATGATAGTGTTAAG GAAGAAGACTTAAAGAGTTTCCGTCAATGGGGGAGCAGAACTCCTGGACACCCTGAGAACTTCGAGACGCCCGGAATTGAAGTAACGACTG GTCCTCTTGGACAGGGTGTTGCAAATGCCGTTGGTTTGGCACTTGCTGAGAAGCATTTAGCTGCTCGTTTCAACAAGCCCGATAATGAAATTGTTGACCATTACAC ATATGTTGTACTGGGTGATGGTTGCCAAATGGAGGGAATAGCCAATGAAGCTTGTTCGCTTGCTGGGCACTGGGGACTAGGCAAGCTGATTGCTTTCTATGATGACAACCACATCTCAATTGATGGCGACACGGAGATTGCGTTCACTGAGAGTGTTGACAAACGATTTGAGGGTCTAGGGTGGCATGTTATCTGGgtgaaaaatggaaataatggCTACGACGAGATTCGTGCTGCCATTAGGGAAGCGAAAGCTGTAAAAGACAAACCCACTTTGATCAAG GTGACCACAACCATTGGTTATGGATCTCCAAACAAGGCTAATTCCTACAGTGTACATGGTAGCGCACTAGGTGCAAAGGAAGTTGACGCCACGAGACAGAACCTTCAATGGCCGTACGAGCCTTTCCACGTGCCTGAGGATGTTAAGAA GCACTGGAGCCGTCACATCCCCCAGGGAGCTGCTCTTGAAGCTGAATGGAACACTAAGTTTGCCGAATATGAGAAGAACTACCCAGAGGAAGCTGCTGAACTGAAGTCTATTATTAATGGAGAACTAGCTGCTGGTTGGGAAAAAGCACTGCCA ACGTACACCCCGGAGAGCCCAGCTGATGCCACTAGGAATCTTTCCCAGCAAAACCTTAATGCCCTTGCAAAAGTTCTCCCTGGTTTCCTTGGTGGAAGTGCTGACCTTGCTTCATCAAACATGACACTGCTTAAATCGTTCGGAAACTTCCAAAAGGACACTCCTGAAGAGCGTAATCTTCGATTTGGTGTTCGAGAGCACGGAATGGGAGCCATCTGCAACGGAATTGCCCTTCACAGTCCTGGACTCATTCCTTACTGTGCTACGTTCTTTGTTTTCACAGATTACATGAGAGCTGCCATTAGGATATCCGCCTTGAGTCAAGCTGGTGTAATCTATGTCATGACTCACGATTCAATCGGTCTTGGTGAAGATGGGCCGACCCATCAGCCAATCGAACATCTGGCAAGCTTCAGGGCTATGCCGAACATATTGATGCTCCGACCGGCTGATGGTAATGAGACTGCTGGGGCATACAAAGTTGCAGTACTTAACCGAAAGAGGCCTTCAATTCTTGCCCTTTCTCGCCAAAAGTTGCCTAATCTTCCTGGAACTTCCATTGAAGGAGTTGAAAAGGGTGGATACATTGTCTCGGACAATTCCTCAGGCAACAAGCCCGATGTTATCTTGATTGGAACTGGTTCTGAACTTGAAATTGCCGCCAAAGCTGCAGAGGAACTGAGAAAGGAAGGAAAGGCTGTTCGACTCGTTTCCTTCGTCTCTTGGGAGCTCTTCGACGAGCAATCAGATGCATACAAGGAAAGCGTTTTGCCTGCTGCTGTTTCTGCCAGAGTGAGTATCGAGGCTGGAACAACATTTGGATGGGAGAAGATCGTCGGAAGCAAAGGAAAAGCAATCGGCATTGACCGCTTCGGAGCAAGTGCTCCAGCAGGGAAAATTTACAAAGAGTTCGGTATCACGGTTGAGGCTGTTATCGCCGCTGCTAAACAAGTTATTTAG
- the LOC111807153 gene encoding protein NRT1/ PTR FAMILY 7.3-like gives MAIFSFSVRFPAFPLVFQSLIFPLSPFASGSNFFRAMESKPELHGTVSSGNDQLQVADLHQLENGQEGFQSSGSEEAALADQNVKTTAKGRKVGGWNCGMLLLVNQGLITLAFAGVEVNLVLFSKSVLRQTNAEAANTFSRWMGTTYCFSLLGAFLSDSYLGRYLTCVIFQLVFIVGLVALSLLTHISLLKPSGCGKIGQLCDPHGLTELAIFYISIYLIALGNGAPEPALATFGAEQFDDKDPKEKRAKTSFYSYFYVSINMGCLISETVLVYIENLGHWMVGFWICAVCGLLAYLLLLSGTSRYRQSKPSGNPISRFSQVIMASMKKMNLKMPSNGEGLYEGPGGKKGTRRMLHTEGFKFLDRAAILTEEEINLICNQGQTANPWKLCTVSQVEEVKCILRLLPVWLCTIFASVVFIQMLSLFVEQGAAMDTLVVSNFHIPPASMTAFDIVSTTLFIMLYDRLLVPLYIRIAKRKPKPPSELQRIGIGLAITVVALVIAGFVEQRRLKYASVTGKETSSLSIFWQTPQYVLVGISEAFVYVAQMDFFTSQIPDGLKSLGMGLSMSSSAMGSYLASLILTTVMAITKTNGKPGWVPPNLNDGHLDRFFFLSATLTALNLVFYLVCAKRYKGSIIENQDEDLEEEFDSEFK, from the exons ATGGCGATCTTCAGTTTCAGCGTTAGATTTCCTGCCTTTCCACTCGTATTTCAAAGCCTCATTTTCCCTCTTTCACCATTTGCGAGTGGGAGCAATTTTTTTAGGGCGATGGAGTCAAAACCAGAGCTCCATGGGACCGTTTCTTCCGGCAATGACCAACTTCAG GTGGCAGATCTTCATCAGTTGGAGAATGGCCAAGAAGGGTTTCAGAGTTCAGGCTCAGAAGAAGCTGCTTTGGCTGATCAAAATGTCAAAACAACagcaaaaggaagaaaagttgGTGGGTGGAATTGTGGGATGCTGCTGCTAG TGAATCAAGGATTGATCACACTGGCATTTGCGGGAGTTGAAGTGAATTTGGTTCTGTTTTCAAAGTCAGTGCTGAGGCAAACCAATGCTGAAGCAGCAAATACATTCAGCAGATGGATGGGAACCACTTATTGCTTCTCTTTGTTGGGTGCATTTCTCAGCGACTCATACTTGGGAAGATATCTCACTTGTGTAATTTTTCAACTTGTCTTCATTGTT GGTTTGGTAGCACTTTCCTTATTAACTCATATATCTCTGCTCAAACCCAGTGGTTGTGGAAAAATAGGTCAATTATGTGACCCTCATGGCTTAACTGAACTCGCGATATTTTACATATCGATCTATCTAATCGCCTTAGGAAATGGAGCCCCTGAGCCTGCATTGGCTACATTCGGTGCAGAGCAGTTTGACGACAAGGATCCTAAGGAAAAGCGAGCCAAGACCTCATTTTACAGCTACTTCTATGTGTCAATAAACATGGGGTGTTTGATTTCAGAGACAGTTTTGGTTTATATAGAGAACTTGGGGCATTGGATGGTGGGGTTTTGGATATGTGCTGTGTGTGGATTGCTTGCCTATCTGTTGTTATTGAGTGGAACTTCAAGATATAGACAGTCCAAACCTTCTGGAAATCCTATATCAAGATTCTCTCAAGTTATAATGGCTTCCATGAAAAAGATGAATCTAAAAATGCCCTCAAATGGAGAAGGTCTTTATGAAGGTCCAGGGGGGAAAAAGGGTACAAGGAGAATGCTTCACACTGAAGGCTTCAA ATTTTTGGACAGAGCAGCCATTCTTACAGAAGAGGAGATAAACTTGATATGCAACCAAGGGCAAACAGCAAATCCATGGAAACTTTGCACTGTCAGTCAGGTTGAGGAAGTGAAATGCATTTTGAGGCTTCTTCCAGTCTGGTTATGCACTATTTTCGCCTCTGTTGTGTTCATTCAAAtgctctctctttttgttgaACAAGGAGCTGCCATGGACACCCTCGTTGTGTCAAACTTCCATATACCTCCAGCCAGCATGACCGCCTTCGACATTGTAAGCACGACCTTGTTCATCATGCTTTACGACAGGCTCCTTGTTCCTTTATACATCAGAATTGCAAAACGAAAGCCAAAACCACCAAGTGAGCTACAAAGGATTGGGATCGGCCTAGCCATTACAGTAGTAGCACTTGTAATTGCAGGCTTTGTCGAGCAAAGACGGTTGAAGTATGCAAGTGTTACTGGTAAAGAAACTAGTTCTTTGAGTATTTTCTGGCAAACGCCACAATATGTACTCGTGGGGATCTCCGAAGCATTTGTTTACGTAGCTCAGATGGATTTTTTCACATCACAAATACCAGACGGATTGAAAAGCTTGGGAATGGGACTTTCCATGTCTTCATCAGCAATGGGGAGTTATCTTGCAAGCCTGATTTTAACTACAGTAATGGCTATCACAAAAACTAATGGTAAGCCCGGTTGGGTTCCCCCGAACCTGAACGACGGTCATTTGGACCggtttttctttctatcaGCCACTTTGACTGCTCTCAACTTGGTCTTTTACCTTGTCTGTGCCAAAAGGTATAAAGGTTCTATAATAGAGAACCAAGATGAAGACCTAGAAGAGGAGTTTGATAGCGAGTTCAAGTAA
- the LOC111807154 gene encoding arginase 1, mitochondrial — MSVLGRRGIHYFHKLNSANVPTSLIQKGQNRVIEASLTLIRERAKLKGELVRALGGAVASASLLGVPLGHNSSFLQGPAFAPPRIREAIWCGSTNPTTEEGKELTDPRVLTDVGDVPVQEIRDCGVDDERLMKVVSESVKLVMEEDPLRPLVLGGDHSISYPVIRAVSEKLGGQVDILHLDAHPDNYNAYEGNYFSHASSFARIMEGGYARRLLQVGIRSISQEGREQCKRFGVELYEMRNFSRDREYLENLKLGEGVKGVYVSIDLDSLDPAFAPGVSHIEPGGLSFRDVLNIIHNLKGDIVGADVVEFNPQRDTIDGMTAMVAAKLVRELTAKIAK; from the exons ATGTCAGTGTTAGGACGGAGAGGAATTCATTACTTTCACAAACTAAATTCTGCAAACGTTCCCACCTCATTGATTCAGAAGGGTCAAAATCGTGTTATTGAAGCATCTCTAACACTCATTCGCGAGAGGGCAAAGCTCAAG GGTGAGCTGGTGCGTGCTTTAGGAGGTGCTGTAGCATCAGCTTCTCTTCTTGGAGTTCCTTTGGGACATAACTCATCATttcttcaaggcccagcgttTGCACCTCCTCGGATCAGGGAAGCCATCTGGTGCGGGAGCACAAATCCAACTACAGAAGAAG GGAAAGAACTTACTGACCCCAGAGTGCTAACTGACGTTGGTGATGTCCCTGTCCAAGAAATCAGGGACTGTGGTGTAGATGATGAAAGATTGATGAAAGTTGTGAGCGAGTCTGTCAAGCTGGTCATGGAAGAG GATCCACTACGCCCATTGGTTTTAGGAGGCGACCACTCCATATCTTACCCCGTCATCAGAGCTGTTTCTGAGAAGCTTGGGGGTCAAGTTGATATCCTTCATCTAGATGCCCATCCTGATAATTATAATGCTTATGAAGGAAACTATTTTTCACATGCTTCTTCTTTTGCACGAATTATGGAAGGTGGTTATGCCAGGCGACTTTTGCAG GTTGGTATAAGATCAATATCTCAAGAAGGAAGAGAGCAGTGCAAAAGATTTGGAGTGGAGCTATATGAAATGCGAAACTTTTCGAGAGATCGCgaatatttggaaaatttg aaATTGGGGGAAGGCGTAAAGGGTGTTTACGTTTCAATAGATTTGGACTCTCTCGATCCAGCATTCGCTCCTGGAGTGTCTCATATTGAGCCAGGAGGTTTGTCTTTCCGTGATGTTCTGAACATCATTCACAATCTCAAAGGGGATATCGTGGGCGCCGATGTCGTTGAGTTCAACCCTCAGCGAGACACCATCGATGGGATGACAGCCATGGTTGCTGCTAAGTTGGTAAGAGAACTCACAGCTAAGATAGCAAAGTGA